A single region of the Triticum dicoccoides isolate Atlit2015 ecotype Zavitan chromosome 2B, WEW_v2.0, whole genome shotgun sequence genome encodes:
- the LOC119366738 gene encoding acyl transferase 15-like, translated as MTIVVTKSSPVAVTGPEKLGTARRGIINLSSFDKCLAPIPVSLLLIFDQPIDDPVETIKKALSQALVLYYPMAGRLVAGPDGAPNHISCSGEGVSFVGALASCVLDQFTTSPLLAGQLAPRYPAEYCRSDDAMLLMQVTEFACGGFVVGVTWNHVMADAAGMAQFLQAVGELARGMPAPSVVPVRSQVLPCLPPKMVAAARSRIRVGTEEMTSLDVTVSWSLIAHIRAECGGTVFDAVAAVLWQCRTRAVIFEPDTPVPLVFASNMRGLVGAKRGYYRNCIMRQPVMAMSGTVACGDVKELVKLIRLAKEKTPGLLTNGGGGDMLQPTTPPPRYNTLVVTSLRNLGFDEVDFGRGHPARVMPPLGKVVRTATNPCVLCPPCMAKDGINVMSFCVKPEHADGFLRELAAMHMHMHARL; from the coding sequence ATGACCATCGTAGTCACCAAATCATCGCCGGTGGCGGTCACGGGCCCGGAGAAGCTGGGGACGGCGCGCCGTgggatcatcaacctctcctcttttGATAAGTGTTTGGCTCCAATTCCTGTCTCGCTGCTCCTCATCTTCGATCAGCCAATCGACGAccctgttgagacaatcaagaaggCCCTGTCGCAGGCACTGGTGCTCTACTACCCTATGGCTGGCCGCCTCGTCGCTGGACCCGACGGGGCGCCGAACCACATCTCGTGCTCCGGGGAGGGCGTCTCGTTCGTGGGCGCGCTGGCGAGCTGTGTGCTGGACCAATTCACGACGTCGCCGCTGCTCGCCGGACAGCTCGCCCCCCGCTACCCTGCCGAGTACTGCCGCTCAGACGACGCCATGCTGCTGATGCAGGTGACCGAGTTCGCCTGCGGCGGGTTCGTCGTGGGCGTGACGTGGAACCACGTCATGGCCGACGCCGCGGGGATGGCGCAGTTCCTGCAGGCCGTCGGCGAGCTTGCCCGTGGGATGCCAGCGCCGTCCGTCGTGCCTGTCAGGTCCCAAGTGCTGCCCTGCCTCCCGCCCAAGATGGTCGCCGCAGCGAGGTCTCGGATCCGTGTCGGAACGGAGGAAATGACAAGCCTGGACGTCACCGTCTCATGGAGCCTGATTGCCCACATCAGGGCCGAGTGCGGCGGCACGGTGTTCGACGCTGTCGCGGCCGTGCTCTGGCAGTGCCGCACCCGTGCTGTCATCTTCGAACCCGATACGCCTGTGCCTCTCGTCTTCGCGAGCAACATGCGCGGGCTTGTGGGCGCCAAGCGCGGCTACTACCGAAACTGCATCATGCGGCAGCCGGTCATGGCCATGAGCGGCACAGTGGCATGCGGCGACGTCAAGGAGCTGGTGAAGCTCATCAGGCTCGCCAAGGAAAAGACGCCGGGCCTGCTCACGAACGGCGGCGGTGGGGATATGCTGCAGCCGACCACGCCCCCTCCGAGGTACAACACGCTGGTTGTGACGAGCTTGAGGAACCTTGGGTTCGACGAGGTGGACTTCGGGCGTGGGCATCCGGCGCGGGTGATGCCGCCGCTGGGCAAGGTCGTGCGGACGGCGACAAACCCCTGCGTTCTATGCCCGCCATGCATGGCAAAGGACGGCATCAACGTCATGTCCTTCTGTGTGAAGCCGGAGCACGCCGATGGCTTCTTACGGGAGTTGGCCGCGATGCACATGCACATGCACGCGCGTTTATAG